Proteins from a single region of Hordeum vulgare subsp. vulgare chromosome 6H, MorexV3_pseudomolecules_assembly, whole genome shotgun sequence:
- the LOC123403144 gene encoding ruBisCO large subunit-binding protein subunit beta, chloroplastic-like has product MASPLGGASTCGINAAVPTGFAAKKQLSLVSPPSVSLPQRIRPGRKCSFRANAAKELYFNKDGSAIKKLQTGVNKLADLVGVTLGPKGRNVVLESKYGSPRIVNDGVTVAKEVELEDPVENIGAKLVRQAAAKTNDLAGDGTTTSVILAQGMIAEGVKIVAAGANPVQIARGIEKTTKALVGELRKMSKEVEDSELADVAAVSAGNNYEIGNMIADAMSKVGRQGVVTLEEGKSAENNLYVVEGMQFDRGYISPYFVTDSEKMSVEYENCKLLLVDKKINNARDLITLLEDAIKGGYPILIVAEDIEQEALATLVVNRLRGALKIAAIKAPGFGERKSQYLDDIATLTGGTVIREEIGLSLDKADKEVLGNAAKVVITKDSTTIVGDGTTQEEVTKRVTQIRNQIEASEQEYEKEKLNERIAKLSGGVAVIQVGAQTETELKEKKLRVEDALNATKAAVEEGIVVGGGCTLLRLASKVDAIKETLENDEQKVGAEIVRKSLSYPLKLIAKNAGVNGSVVTEKVLVNDNFRYGYNAATGKYEDLMAAGIIDPTKVVRCCLEHAASVAKTFITSDAVVVDIKESEQAPAANPMAGSGYGF; this is encoded by the exons ATGGCTTCACCGTTGGGGGGCGCCTCCACATGCGGCATCAACGCCGCCGTCCCAACCGGGTTCGCGGCCAAGAAGCAGCTCTCCCTCGTTTCGCCCCCGTCAGTTTCGCTGCCGCAGAGAATCAGGCCAGGGAGGAAGTGCAGTTTCCGAGCGAACGCCGCAAAGGAGCTCTACTTCAACAAGGACGGCTCGGCTATCAAGAAGCTGCAA ACTGGGGTAAACAAGCTTGCTGATCTCGTCGGGGTTACTCTTGGCCCAAAAGGAAGGAATGTTGTCCTTGAGAGCAAGTACGGTTCTCCTAGGATTGTCAATGATGGCGTTACCGTGGCAAAAGAG GTTGAGCTGGAGGACCCTGTTGaaaatattggagctaaattggtcagGCAAGCTGCTGCTAAGACCAATGATTTGGCTGGTGATGGGACTACCACTTCTGTCATCCTTGCCCAAGGGATGATTGCCGAGGGTGTTAAG ATTGTAGCTGCCGGTGCTAATCCAGTACAGATTGCCCGTGGTATTGAGAAAACAACCAAAGCACTAGTCGGTGAGCTCCGGAAGATGTCCAAGGAG GTTGAAGATAGCGAACTTGCTGATGTTGCTGCAGTAAGCGCTGGAAATAACTACGAAATTGGCAACATGATAGCTGATGCTATGAGCAAGGTTGGGCGACAGGGGGTGGTTACACTTGAAGAAGGCAAGAGTGCCGAAAACAACCTCTATGTGGTTGAAGGGATGCAATTCGACCGCGGCTATATTTCTCCCTACTTTGTAACCGACAGTGAAAAAATGTCAGTGGAGTATGAGAATTGCAAG CTGCTTCTTGTGGACAAGAAAATTAACAACGCCAGAGATCTCATCACTCTTCTCGAGGACGCTATTAAGGGTGGATATCCAATTTTAATAGTCGCAGAGGATATTGAGCAGGAAGCTCTTGCAACTCTTGTGGTCAATAGGCTTAGAGGTGCACTGAAGATTGCTGCTATTAAAGCCCCTGGTTTTGGAGAGCGCAAGAGTCAATACCTGGATGATATCGCAACTCTGACAGGAG GCACTGTCATCCGAGAAGAAATAGGGCTCTCCCTGGACAAAGCAGACAAAGAAGTCCTTGGAAATGCCGCCAAGGTTGTAATTACTAAGGATTCCACAACAATTGTTGGAGATGGTACTACACAGGAGGAAGTAACCAAAAGGGTTACACAAATCAGGAACCAAATTGAG GCTTCTGAACAAGAATATGAAAAAGAAAAGCTAAACGAGAGGATAGCTAAACTATCTGGTGGTGTTGCTGTCATTCAG GTAGGAGCACAGACTGAAACTGAGCTCAAGGAAAAGAAACTGAGGGTTGAAGACGCGCTGAATGCAACAAAG GCCGCTGTGGAGGAAGGTATTGTTGTCGGTGGTGGATGTACCCTTCTAAGGCTTGCATCAAAAGTTGATGCCATTAAAGAAACCCTTGAGAATGATGAACAAAAG GTTGGCGCTGAAATTGTTAGGAAATCCTTGAGTTATCCACTTAAACTGATTGCGAAAAACGCTGGTGTTAATGGCAGCGTGGTCACTGAGAAG GTCCTTGTGAACGACAACTTCAGGTACGGCTACAATGCCGCTACAGGGAAGTATGAGGATTTGATGGCTGCTGGTattattgatcccacaaag GTTGTGAGGTGCTGCTTGGAGCATGCCGCATCGGTGGCCAAGACATTCATCACCTCTGACGCCGTCGTGGTGGACATCAAGGAATCTGAGCAGGCACCTGCCGCAAATCCAATGGCCGGTTCAG GTTACGGGTTCTAA
- the LOC123403013 gene encoding antimicrobial peptides-like, with protein sequence MVAMGMYSTKRGVVWCAGLLVVAGLLIAVAAADADFCCEECRGDTDSLGGCVRRCRSPQLEVARPTNCVALCHAKPNFMACCKYVRRATPRLRRAGGESTTHEEEEEASGGAVRVLKAPAPAPCEVLCRDQPDWVAYQRCLDRCRWGACLRRALLHLELAGRESATHEQVLTAMAVRLSDACQDSCQNHAHYDWCVRRCRFGPHLRLAGGGGEPEEAGGGAVDVPQTVGQRHMKKKKKKTVAGARPMDSTDPCEGYCVEQTRYFPRPGQFYDCVEECHAGHGRLAVDGRNGILRRVEREPETTDDQVQLGSGGRNGEAAVAAAGAQAMNTESCEAYCKRHARDFPPKYAACVRQCQSGGHPGDGIAARVRQERHKKDGKKIAIE encoded by the coding sequence ATGGTGGCTATGGGTATGTATTCCACAAAGCGTGGCGTTGTGTGGTGCGCCGGCCTGCTCGTCGTCGCCGGGCTTCTTATCGCGGTCGCGGCAGCGGATGCAGATTTCTGCTGCGAGGAATGCCGCGGCGACACCGATTCCTTGGGGGGTTGCGTCCGCCGGTGCAGATCTCCTCAGCTTGAGGTTGCACGGCCGACGAACTGCGTCGCCCTCTGCCATGCCAAGCCCAACTTCATGGCCTGCTGCAAGTATGTCCGACGAGCGACTCCGCGTCTCCGCCGGGCCGGCGGGGAATCAACGAcgcatgaagaagaagaagaagcaagcgGAGGAGCAGTGCGCGTCCTGAAGGCGCCGGCCCCGGCGCCGTGTGAAGTGCTCTGCCGCGACCAGCCGGACTGGGTGGCCTACCAGCGGTGCCTCGATCGCTGCCGATGGGGAGCGTGTCTCCGACGAGCGCTTCTTCATCTTGAGCTTGCCGGCAGGGAGTCAGCGACACATGAACAAGTCCTGACGGCCATGGCGGTGCGGCTCTCGGATGCATGCCAGGACTCGTGCCAAAACCACGCGCACTATGACTGGTGCGTCCGTCGCTGCCGGTTTGGGCCGCATCTCAGGCTTGCCGGTGGCGGTGGGGAACCAGAAGAAGCCGGCGGGGGAGCAGTTGATGTTCCCCAGACGGTGGGTCAACGacacatgaagaagaagaagaagaagacggtggcGGGGGCACGGCCGATGGACTCTACCGACCCGTGCGAGGGCTACTGCGTGGAGCAAACGCGTTATTTCCCCAGGCCCGGGCAGTTCTACGATTGCGTCGAGGAGTGCCACGCCGGCCATGGTCGGCTCGCCGTCGACGGCAGGAATGGGATCCTCCGTCGCGTCGAGCGGGAACCAGAGACGACGGATGACCAGGTGCAGCTTGGCAGCGGCGGCAGGAATGGTgaggctgctgttgctgctgcaggAGCACAAGCGATGAATACCGAGTCGTGCGAGGCCTACTGCAAAAGGCATGCCCGAGATTTCCCCCCCAAGTACGCTGCCTGCGTGCGCCAGTGCCAGTCAGGTGGGCACCCCGGGGACGGCATAGCCGCCCGTGTCAGGCAGGAACGGCACAAGAAGGACGGCAAGAAGATAGCCATCGAATAG